The proteins below are encoded in one region of Sulfitobacter sp. SK012:
- a CDS encoding Na/Pi cotransporter family protein — translation MVILNFLISIAGATMLLLFAVRLVRTGIERSYGASFQRLLTGQSNPVQASFVGLALAVVLQSSAAVALLTTGFAASGLLAFGTGLAIVLGGDLGSALIIQLLSFDLAWLVPILLAIGGWLFVKTEKKKLRQAGRIIMGIALILISLQFLREAMDPIRGSAFLPAVSEYLARDYITAFLVGAALAFLMHSSVAAILMCVTLVEVGALPFAAGLSLVLGANLGSAFIPVWLTRGMALPARRIVFANLALRGIWAIVSLFAANLILQDRLLAAEFGSQMLINAHIAFNASMLVLALPFCNMLRVPFEKLWPGQTDPSDILNLLRPESALEPENFGTPTQAISSLKRELLRMNELLEAMFRPVMTLYRSGEKSQHVAVRSLDREVNACLTRVRDFVASLPIEVMAKEDGRVARDMLEYAIRLEKAGDVVAERLAILAGDLRKENGTFSKDGWQELESMHESILANMKLASNVLISDDLESARLLNMEKTEMKRAERNSRKRHFHRLQSGEVQSFATSDIHLETLRAFRDFNSDIAAVATPILYANGQLLETRLIEELPTLQED, via the coding sequence ATGGTGATCTTGAATTTCCTGATTAGCATCGCGGGCGCGACGATGTTGCTTTTGTTCGCTGTGCGGTTGGTTCGTACAGGGATTGAGCGCAGCTATGGCGCATCGTTCCAACGGTTGCTGACAGGGCAGAGCAACCCCGTGCAGGCAAGCTTTGTTGGCTTGGCGCTGGCTGTGGTGCTCCAAAGTTCGGCGGCCGTGGCCCTCCTGACCACCGGCTTTGCTGCGAGTGGGCTGCTGGCGTTTGGGACGGGGCTTGCCATTGTGCTGGGCGGTGATCTTGGATCGGCGCTGATTATCCAGCTTCTGTCATTTGATCTTGCTTGGCTCGTTCCGATCTTGCTGGCCATCGGCGGCTGGCTGTTCGTTAAGACTGAGAAAAAGAAACTACGGCAAGCAGGGCGCATCATAATGGGGATCGCGTTGATCCTGATTTCGCTGCAATTTCTACGCGAGGCGATGGACCCGATCCGGGGCAGTGCCTTTTTGCCTGCAGTCTCAGAATACCTTGCACGAGACTATATCACAGCTTTTCTGGTTGGGGCGGCACTCGCATTCTTGATGCACAGTTCAGTTGCGGCGATCTTGATGTGCGTGACCCTAGTAGAGGTTGGCGCGCTCCCGTTTGCGGCGGGGCTATCACTTGTTTTAGGCGCAAATCTGGGGAGCGCGTTCATTCCGGTTTGGTTGACCCGTGGCATGGCATTGCCAGCGCGACGGATCGTTTTCGCCAACCTCGCCCTGCGTGGGATTTGGGCGATCGTAAGTCTTTTTGCGGCCAACCTGATTTTGCAAGATAGGCTGCTTGCGGCCGAATTTGGCAGCCAAATGTTGATAAACGCCCACATCGCCTTCAATGCGTCCATGTTGGTGCTGGCATTGCCGTTCTGCAATATGTTGCGGGTGCCCTTTGAAAAACTATGGCCTGGCCAAACGGACCCTTCGGATATCCTGAACCTGTTACGACCCGAGAGCGCGCTTGAGCCGGAAAACTTTGGCACCCCGACCCAAGCAATATCCTCCCTCAAGCGCGAGCTACTGCGCATGAACGAGTTGTTAGAAGCCATGTTTCGCCCGGTTATGACGCTGTATCGTTCCGGCGAAAAGAGCCAGCACGTCGCCGTGAGATCCCTTGATCGCGAGGTAAACGCCTGCCTTACAAGGGTGCGCGATTTTGTTGCCAGCCTCCCGATCGAGGTCATGGCCAAAGAGGATGGTCGTGTGGCCCGCGACATGCTGGAATATGCCATCCGCCTGGAAAAGGCCGGCGATGTGGTTGCTGAACGGTTGGCCATTCTGGCCGGCGATCTGAGAAAAGAAAACGGCACCTTTTCTAAGGACGGGTGGCAGGAACTGGAGAGTATGCACGAGAGTATTTTGGCCAATATGAAACTGGCTTCAAATGTTTTGATATCCGATGATCTGGAAAGTGCGCGCCTGTTGAATATGGAGAAAACTGAAATGAAGCGCGCAGAGCGTAACAGTCGCAAGCGCCATTTTCACCGTTTGCAGTCCGGCGAGGTTCAGAGCTTTGCGACCAGCGATATTCATCTGGAAACCTTGCGCGCTTTTAGGGATTTCAACAGTGATATTGCTGCGGTCGCGACGCCGATTTTATATGCAAATGGTCAACTCTTGGAGACACGTCTGATAGAAGAATTACCCACTCTGCAGGAAGATTAA
- a CDS encoding iron-containing alcohol dehydrogenase: MSITANWSYPTSIRFGAGRISEIADACAVAGIKKPLLITDRGLANMDITTKTLDLLEAAGFGRAMFSDVDQNPNEKNAEAGVKAFKEGGHDGVVAFGGGSGLDLGKLVAFLAGQTRPLWDFEDVDDWWTRADADAIAPIVAVPTTAGTGSEVGRASVITNSVTEEKKIIFHPKFLPAVVICDPELTVGMPGFITAGTGLDAFAHCVEAFSSPHYHPMSQGMALEGMRLVKEYLPRAFADGTDIEARAHMMSAAIMGATAFQKGLGAIHALSHPIGAMYHTHHGTTNAVCMPAVLQFNRPAITSVIDRAADYLGIAGGFDGFTSYVDELNASLGIAKTLTELGVADPDIDRIVAGALNDPSTGGNPVNMTAENTRELLLSFV, translated from the coding sequence ATGAGCATCACAGCAAACTGGTCCTACCCCACATCAATCCGTTTTGGCGCAGGGCGCATTTCTGAAATCGCCGATGCTTGCGCTGTCGCGGGCATCAAGAAGCCGCTTTTGATTACGGACCGTGGTTTGGCCAATATGGACATCACCACCAAGACGCTCGATCTGCTGGAAGCCGCTGGGTTTGGCAGAGCGATGTTTTCCGATGTCGACCAAAACCCTAACGAAAAGAACGCTGAAGCGGGTGTGAAGGCCTTCAAAGAAGGCGGGCATGACGGGGTTGTGGCCTTTGGCGGTGGCTCGGGGCTTGATCTTGGCAAATTGGTCGCTTTTCTCGCGGGACAGACGCGCCCGTTGTGGGATTTTGAAGACGTGGACGATTGGTGGACCCGCGCAGATGCGGACGCGATTGCGCCCATTGTCGCGGTGCCAACCACCGCAGGCACAGGGTCCGAAGTGGGACGCGCATCGGTGATCACCAATTCGGTCACCGAGGAAAAGAAGATCATTTTCCACCCAAAATTTCTGCCGGCCGTTGTGATTTGTGATCCTGAATTGACCGTTGGCATGCCGGGCTTCATCACAGCGGGCACTGGCCTTGATGCCTTTGCCCATTGCGTTGAGGCCTTTAGCTCGCCGCACTACCACCCCATGTCACAAGGCATGGCCCTTGAAGGGATGCGTTTGGTCAAAGAATATCTGCCACGCGCGTTTGCGGACGGCACAGACATCGAAGCCCGCGCGCATATGATGTCAGCGGCCATCATGGGCGCAACTGCGTTTCAAAAAGGGCTTGGTGCGATCCACGCGCTGTCCCACCCTATTGGGGCCATGTACCATACCCACCATGGCACGACGAACGCAGTCTGCATGCCGGCAGTTCTGCAATTCAATCGCCCCGCAATCACCAGCGTCATAGACCGCGCTGCTGACTATCTAGGGATAGCTGGCGGGTTTGACGGCTTCACTTCTTATGTTGATGAATTAAATGCCTCACTTGGCATTGCAAAAACCCTCACAGAACTAGGCGTCGCAGATCCGGATATTGACCGCATTGTGGCCGGTGCCCTTAATGATCCAAGCACAGGCGGCAATCCGGTCAATATGACAGCGGAAAACACCCGAGAGCTCCTGCTGAGTTTTGTCTAA
- a CDS encoding aldehyde dehydrogenase family protein has protein sequence MTISCTSPIDGSIYATRPTLTQTEAQAAVARAKTAQADWAALPLAERIACVQAGVAAIGAMNDEIVPEIAWQMGRPVRYGGEFGGFNERASYMAEIAQETLAPIVIEDSDAFRRVIKRVPHGLVLVVAPWNYPYMTAINTVAPALIAGNAVMLKHASQTPLVGERMAAAFHSAGIPEDVFQNVFLDHQTTSALIAERAFGFVNFTGSVSGGRAMEAAASGTFTGVGLELGGKDPGYVMEDANVDAAVDTLIDGAMFNSGQCCCGIERIYVHETLFDAFVEKAVAIVNGYKLGNPLDPETTLGPMAHVRFADEVRAQTAEAIADGATAHIDPVNFPQDGGAYLMPQILTGVTHDMRVMREESFGPVVGIMPVKDDVEAIRLMNDSDFGLTASLWTQDAGRAEAIADQIETGTVFMNRADYLDPALCWTGCKDTGRGGGLSVIGYHNLTRPKSYHLKKA, from the coding sequence ATGACGATCAGCTGCACTTCTCCCATCGATGGCTCCATCTATGCGACCCGTCCAACCTTGACGCAGACCGAAGCTCAGGCCGCCGTTGCACGGGCAAAAACGGCCCAGGCGGATTGGGCCGCCCTGCCCTTGGCTGAGCGCATCGCATGTGTTCAAGCAGGTGTAGCAGCCATCGGCGCGATGAACGACGAAATCGTACCCGAGATTGCGTGGCAGATGGGCCGCCCTGTCCGCTACGGCGGTGAATTTGGCGGGTTTAATGAACGTGCCAGCTATATGGCGGAAATCGCTCAAGAAACATTGGCCCCCATTGTAATCGAAGATAGCGACGCGTTCCGCCGTGTGATCAAACGTGTTCCACATGGGCTCGTTTTGGTCGTTGCCCCTTGGAACTACCCGTATATGACCGCCATAAATACGGTGGCTCCAGCACTTATTGCAGGCAACGCCGTGATGCTAAAACACGCATCACAAACCCCCTTGGTGGGCGAGCGCATGGCCGCCGCATTCCATTCCGCAGGGATCCCCGAAGATGTGTTCCAAAACGTGTTCCTTGATCATCAAACCACATCGGCCCTCATCGCAGAGCGCGCGTTTGGATTTGTGAATTTCACTGGCTCCGTCAGTGGTGGTCGGGCAATGGAGGCCGCAGCGAGCGGCACTTTCACCGGCGTTGGGCTGGAGCTTGGCGGCAAAGACCCCGGTTACGTCATGGAAGATGCCAACGTTGACGCCGCAGTCGATACTTTGATCGACGGTGCGATGTTCAACTCCGGCCAATGCTGTTGCGGGATCGAACGGATTTACGTCCACGAAACCCTTTTTGATGCCTTTGTCGAAAAGGCAGTTGCGATCGTAAATGGCTACAAGCTTGGAAACCCTCTGGATCCAGAAACCACGTTGGGGCCCATGGCGCATGTCCGCTTTGCCGACGAAGTGCGCGCACAAACGGCTGAAGCCATTGCTGACGGTGCGACAGCCCATATCGACCCGGTCAATTTCCCCCAAGATGGTGGCGCATACCTGATGCCGCAAATCCTGACGGGCGTGACACATGATATGCGTGTGATGCGCGAAGAAAGTTTCGGCCCAGTTGTCGGCATCATGCCTGTCAAAGATGATGTCGAAGCGATCCGTTTGATGAATGATAGCGATTTTGGCCTGACAGCCTCGCTTTGGACGCAAGACGCTGGTCGCGCCGAGGCGATCGCGGATCAGATCGAAACGGGCACTGTCTTTATGAACCGCGCCGACTACCTTGACCCAGCCCTGTGCTGGACCGGCTGCAAAGACACAGGTCGCGGCGGCGGGCTTTCAGTTATTGGTTATCACAATCTGACCCGCCCAAAATCATACCACCTTAAGAAGGCCTGA
- a CDS encoding glutamine synthetase family protein has product MPGTMSFDDLKARVADGAIDTVLVCLVDMQGRLMGKRFHAQAFVDSGHEETHCCTYLLATDLEMATPDGYASTSWEQGYGDYIMKPDLSTLRPVPWLDGTAMVLCDMMDHHHNPIPHSPRAMLKKQIARLTEMGFTATMATELEFFLFEKSFGEIAKSGFRDLTPISAYNEDYHILQTTKEEVVMRPVRNHLYAMGIPVEGSKGEAEAGQEELNIKYAEALDCADHHTISKHAVKEIAWQQGHAATFLPKWHHDRVGSSSHVHQSLWKDGKPAFFDADRPNGKSELMDQYMAGLVAYASDYTYFMAPYINSYKRFAKGTFAPTRIIWSVDNRTAAYRLCGEGSKAIRVECRIPGSDMNPYLAQAAMLAAGIKGIEEKLPLPPAFAGDAYEDNSAEHIPRNLRDAQDALNKSTMLREAMGDDVIDHYTRAAGWEQEEFDRVVTDWEIARGFERA; this is encoded by the coding sequence ATGCCCGGCACCATGAGTTTCGATGATCTGAAAGCCCGCGTCGCGGACGGCGCAATTGATACCGTGCTTGTCTGCCTTGTGGACATGCAAGGGCGCCTGATGGGCAAACGCTTTCACGCACAAGCCTTTGTCGACAGTGGCCACGAGGAGACCCATTGCTGCACTTACCTTCTCGCGACTGATTTGGAGATGGCCACGCCTGATGGCTATGCCTCGACCAGTTGGGAACAGGGGTATGGCGACTACATTATGAAGCCCGACCTAAGCACTCTGCGCCCGGTTCCTTGGCTCGACGGCACCGCGATGGTGCTTTGCGATATGATGGATCACCACCATAATCCGATCCCGCATTCACCCCGTGCCATGCTGAAAAAGCAAATCGCGCGTCTGACGGAGATGGGCTTCACCGCGACTATGGCGACCGAGTTGGAATTTTTTCTGTTTGAAAAAAGCTTTGGCGAAATCGCCAAGAGCGGGTTTCGCGATCTGACCCCGATCAGTGCGTATAACGAAGATTATCACATCCTGCAGACCACCAAAGAAGAAGTGGTGATGCGCCCAGTGCGCAACCATCTTTATGCGATGGGTATCCCGGTTGAAGGATCAAAGGGCGAGGCAGAAGCCGGCCAAGAAGAGCTTAACATCAAATACGCCGAGGCTCTGGATTGCGCCGATCATCACACAATTTCAAAACATGCAGTCAAAGAGATTGCCTGGCAGCAGGGCCATGCAGCGACATTCCTGCCCAAGTGGCACCATGATCGCGTGGGATCATCCAGCCACGTGCATCAATCGCTTTGGAAGGACGGAAAGCCGGCGTTTTTTGACGCTGATCGCCCGAACGGAAAATCCGAGTTGATGGATCAATACATGGCGGGGTTGGTCGCTTATGCATCCGACTACACCTATTTCATGGCTCCTTACATCAACAGCTACAAACGCTTTGCCAAAGGGACCTTTGCGCCGACACGTATCATCTGGTCCGTAGACAACCGCACCGCCGCTTACCGTCTGTGCGGCGAAGGCAGCAAAGCAATTCGCGTTGAGTGCCGCATCCCCGGCTCTGATATGAACCCCTACCTTGCCCAAGCCGCCATGCTGGCAGCAGGCATCAAAGGTATCGAAGAAAAACTGCCCCTCCCCCCTGCTTTTGCAGGCGACGCCTATGAAGATAATTCCGCTGAACACATCCCGCGCAACCTGCGCGATGCACAAGATGCGCTGAATAAGTCTACCATGTTGCGCGAAGCGATGGGCGACGATGTAATCGATCACTACACCCGCGCCGCCGGGTGGGAACAAGAAGAATTTGACCGTGTCGTGACCGATTGGGAAATCGCACGCGGGTTTGAAAGGGCTTAA
- a CDS encoding TRAP transporter substrate-binding protein gives MTSRRKFIQGAAVVPAAALATPALAQSTIKWRMQTYAGAALAAEVIVPAIEMFNKIAGDRMQIELFFADQLVPTGELFQAMQRGTIDAVQSDDDSMASPTEVTVFGGYFPFGSRYSLDVPVLFNQYGLNEIWDEEYSKVGVKHISAGAWDPCHFATKDPIRSLEDLKGKRIFTFPTAGRFLTQFGVVPVNLPWEDIEVAVQTGELDGIAWSGITEDYTVGWADVTNYFLTNNISGAWAGSFFANMDRWNELPEDLQTLFRVCCDQSHYYRQWWYWGGEANLRVNGPKMELTSIPDDEWATVEAAAQVFWEEIAAESETKRRVVDIFKKYNADMVKAGRPYRYG, from the coding sequence ATGACTTCAAGACGTAAGTTTATCCAAGGCGCAGCTGTTGTTCCCGCTGCGGCTCTGGCGACGCCTGCACTGGCGCAAAGCACCATCAAATGGCGGATGCAAACCTATGCTGGTGCCGCATTGGCCGCCGAGGTGATCGTTCCAGCAATTGAGATGTTCAACAAAATTGCCGGCGACCGCATGCAGATCGAGCTGTTCTTTGCAGATCAACTGGTCCCTACGGGCGAGTTGTTCCAAGCCATGCAGCGCGGCACAATCGACGCGGTTCAGTCTGATGATGATTCAATGGCATCGCCAACAGAAGTGACCGTCTTTGGTGGATACTTCCCATTTGGATCTCGCTATTCACTGGATGTGCCGGTGCTGTTTAATCAGTACGGCTTGAACGAAATTTGGGATGAAGAATATTCCAAAGTTGGCGTAAAGCACATCTCTGCTGGTGCTTGGGACCCTTGCCACTTCGCAACCAAAGACCCGATCCGCAGCCTCGAGGACCTCAAGGGCAAGCGCATCTTTACCTTCCCAACCGCGGGCCGCTTCCTTACTCAGTTTGGCGTCGTGCCGGTAAACCTGCCATGGGAAGACATCGAAGTTGCCGTTCAAACCGGCGAACTTGATGGCATCGCATGGTCTGGCATCACCGAAGACTACACAGTTGGCTGGGCCGATGTGACCAATTACTTCCTGACCAACAACATCTCCGGTGCTTGGGCGGGATCGTTCTTTGCCAATATGGACCGCTGGAATGAACTGCCAGAAGACCTGCAGACCTTGTTCCGCGTTTGTTGTGATCAGTCACACTACTATCGCCAGTGGTGGTATTGGGGTGGCGAGGCCAACTTGCGCGTTAACGGGCCAAAGATGGAACTGACCTCAATTCCTGATGACGAATGGGCGACCGTCGAAGCGGCTGCGCAGGTTTTCTGGGAAGAAATCGCAGCGGAGTCTGAAACAAAACGCCGCGTGGTTGATATTTTCAAAAAATACAACGCAGATATGGTCAAAGCTGGACGTCCTTACCGTTACGGCTAA
- a CDS encoding TRAP transporter large permease: MSYELIATLMFSSMMLMLLTGQRVFGAIGFIAVVAALLLWGDKGGFDIGFSAAMKLMKWYPLLTLPMFIFMGYVLSESKIADDLYRMFHVWMGGLRGGLAIGTIGLMVLISAMNGLSVAGMAIGSTIALPELLKRGYDKRMVTGVIQAGSSLGILVPPSVVLVLYAMIARQPVGQLWLAGVIPGLMMAGLFIIYIVVRCRINPVLGPVLDASERDIPRAEKMRLLRAGLLPIVIFATMMVPFVNGWTSLVESSAIGALAAFAAAVFKGRMTREVFENSVRNTLGITCMFMWIILAALAFGAVFDGLGAVKAIESVFTERLNLSPWMILILMQLSFILMGTFLDDTAMLVIVAPLYVPLVGELGFDLIWYGILYTITTQIAYMTPPFGYNLFLMRAMAPPEISLRDIYASITPFVLIMVFALVLVMVFPGIATWLPDYVYNKP, encoded by the coding sequence ATGTCGTATGAATTGATCGCCACCCTCATGTTCTCCTCGATGATGCTGATGCTGCTCACAGGTCAGCGCGTATTTGGCGCTATTGGCTTTATCGCCGTTGTTGCCGCACTTTTGTTGTGGGGCGACAAGGGTGGCTTTGATATCGGCTTCTCGGCTGCGATGAAGCTGATGAAATGGTATCCGCTTTTGACCCTGCCGATGTTCATTTTCATGGGCTACGTTTTGTCAGAAAGCAAAATTGCCGACGATCTTTACCGCATGTTTCACGTCTGGATGGGCGGGCTGCGCGGCGGCTTGGCGATTGGAACGATCGGGCTCATGGTTCTGATTTCGGCGATGAACGGGCTTAGCGTCGCGGGCATGGCAATCGGTTCAACAATCGCCCTGCCCGAGCTTTTAAAACGCGGCTACGACAAACGCATGGTCACGGGGGTTATTCAGGCGGGATCTAGTTTGGGCATCCTTGTGCCGCCTTCCGTCGTGCTGGTCCTCTACGCAATGATCGCACGCCAACCGGTCGGCCAGCTGTGGCTTGCAGGGGTGATACCCGGCCTGATGATGGCGGGATTATTCATTATTTACATCGTGGTACGCTGCCGCATTAATCCAGTACTTGGCCCAGTCCTAGACGCAAGCGAGCGCGATATTCCACGTGCAGAAAAGATGCGGTTGCTGCGTGCTGGATTGCTGCCCATCGTTATTTTCGCCACCATGATGGTGCCCTTTGTGAACGGGTGGACCTCCTTAGTCGAAAGCTCCGCCATCGGCGCCTTAGCTGCATTTGCTGCGGCTGTGTTCAAAGGGCGCATGACCCGAGAGGTGTTTGAAAACTCGGTGCGCAACACCCTTGGCATCACCTGCATGTTCATGTGGATCATTTTGGCGGCCCTCGCTTTTGGCGCGGTGTTCGACGGGCTTGGCGCGGTCAAAGCCATCGAAAGCGTCTTTACCGAACGGCTGAACCTCAGCCCTTGGATGATCCTAATTCTGATGCAGCTTAGCTTTATCCTGATGGGCACCTTCCTTGATGACACGGCCATGCTGGTCATCGTTGCACCGCTTTACGTACCACTGGTGGGAGAGCTGGGATTTGACCTGATTTGGTACGGCATTCTTTACACGATCACCACGCAGATTGCCTATATGACGCCGCCGTTCGGCTACAATCTGTTCTTGATGCGGGCCATGGCCCCACCAGAAATTTCGCTACGTGATATCTATGCATCGATTACGCCCTTTGTGTTGATTATGGTCTTTGCCCTTGTGCTGGTCATGGTCTTTCCGGGCATCGCCACGTGGTTACCTGACTATGTTTATAACAAACCATAA
- a CDS encoding TRAP transporter small permease subunit has translation MSGLMRGYIRTVDGLNYRVGRVMMYGIFVLMGVLLWSSISKTFYVPSLWTLEMAQFVMVAYYILGGPYSIQLGSNVRMDLLYGEWSVRKKAWFDLITVLFLIFYLGVLLYGAVSSTAYSLGYWGTEPFSFLGGLVTGTEEVGRMERSSTAWRPYLWPIKSIMILGMFLMLLQCISELLKDVLRIKGETF, from the coding sequence ATGTCAGGCTTGATGCGCGGCTACATCCGAACGGTCGACGGCCTGAACTACCGCGTCGGACGCGTCATGATGTACGGCATTTTTGTCCTCATGGGCGTCTTGCTGTGGTCCTCAATCAGTAAGACTTTCTATGTCCCATCCTTGTGGACGTTGGAAATGGCCCAGTTTGTGATGGTCGCCTACTACATCCTTGGCGGCCCCTACTCGATCCAGTTGGGTTCAAATGTTCGGATGGATCTCCTTTACGGCGAATGGTCCGTCCGCAAGAAAGCGTGGTTCGATTTGATCACCGTGCTCTTCTTGATATTCTATCTCGGCGTCCTGCTTTACGGAGCTGTCAGTTCGACCGCCTATTCACTGGGATATTGGGGGACCGAGCCGTTTTCATTCCTTGGCGGGCTTGTCACTGGCACCGAAGAAGTCGGGCGCATGGAGCGGTCCTCTACAGCCTGGCGTCCCTACCTTTGGCCCATCAAATCAATCATGATCCTTGGGATGTTTTTGATGCTGCTCCAATGCATCTCTGAACTGCTCAAAGATGTCCTCCGCATCAAAGGCGAAACATTCTGA